TAAGAcattttctttcttgttttgaTATAGGCATTGAAATTTCTCATGAAGCACCCAAGTTGACAGTCACAAAAAGTGATCAATCATTAACTTTCTtgattgaaattttatgatttataaaCAATCAATTCATCTCTGTACTCAACTTGTGTTAATCTCTTAAATGTGTAtctgaataaaataaattatttatactctaccaaaaaaattatcgacaaataatttttgttaTTGTCCAGCCAAAATTCGACgttaattttatttatcaatgAATTAACTacgaattatttttaaaaaattgttagtTAATTATAGGctattgattaaaaaaatcatgaaacaTTGCGCTTTTCATCCTTGaaatattgaagaaatcattgaatatttaattaagtacatttaaatttaaattaattgaaaTATGTGCACCTTTTAGTCGAGgtgttatattaaatttatattatcaCTTTATATTTGTGAACGATATCAtccataaaattaataatttgttgaaatttattatttgatgtcaaaatcagttGAGTAGGAAGGTTGGGTCCATTACATATACTTGTGGCACAGAATCTTGATAAATTAATTTACATCAAGAGAGCATGAATGATATACGTTTCAACCTTATCAATTTTAACAGTAATTCAAGATGAGTTTAACTTTTGTATTCTCATTATTGAACTAATTAAATACACTTTTATAATTATAGGATTGGATTTTACTATTTGtcaaaattttaacaaaaattaGTATACCATTTCTTCAAACTTCTTGAGAGTACCTTTGATGCGCAAAGTAATTCGGTGGTTGTGTTAGTGAACGATAGCAGATATCTATAGAATAGTCGAATTTGGTAGAAGAGTTGTATACTTAGTGATTTTTATTaagttaaaattcaaaatataaaaaattaaacacaTGAAAAATCAAATGAGATATATTTTTCGATGTTCCTTACGACACCTTAACTCCGGCCCTGAGCGAATCACATGCACAAGTTGACCTGAACAAGTACTattattataaaagaaaaagaaattttagtaattttttgtCCGTAGATATGTTATTATGTGTGTGCGCcccgtgtatatatatatatataatgaaaaaaataacgAATTCAGTTGATGTCATAATCAGTTGAGTTGGAAAGTTGGGTCCATTACATGTACTTGTTGCTTTAATGGCTTATAGTTCATCACATCACGGGACCATATAATATATGCTTTTTTTATCACAAAATTAAAATGACAGATTAAaaggtatatatataacttactattttaagattataatttttcttGTGGGTTTTTGCTTCTATATATTGGATATAGTTTTGGAATTGTTAGTTAAAACACTTAAATGTTAGTTATATGACATTTAATTCAAACGTCATAtatctaaatttaaaatatcatatagtATAACATTATTATATTGGCTTGTGAGTGCGTAGGCGTTATAGCATTCAATTAAGTTACTCTGATAGGAAAAACAATACATATAGATTTTATTCTTTTCGACTCCTGATGATGTCATCAATAGTCATTTTGatgtaagatttttttaaaaaaatcttatttttattttataggttAGATATTAATCCGATATACTTTCATGTTGATCTAGGTTGATAATCACCTTTCTCTCTTGATTTTGACGATTGAATTTCTCTGTGATTGAAAATGGGTGCATGTGTACTTTAGATCTAGAGTCACCACGAATGATAATCCACACAACGATAGGAATTGAATCAGAGAACCTTAGTTTCAATATttctatcaaaatttccaacaAACTAAgatgaatatttataataaaaaataaaatttatgatttacaATACTTGTATTTTAATAATGTAATGGAAAATTAATATGTTAAGTGCACTATGATATATGGCGTTGATGTTACAAAAAGGTTGGGTATTAATacgaaaaaagaaaatcaaaaggaaaaggaaaatatttaatttgtattCAATTGAAACAATTCATTGAGAACATTTAAAAGCAAAACTTAAATAACAAAACAATTGAAAAAAAGGATTATAGAAATTAAAACAACAAATTACATGAAGAATTacaaattgtgatgtcatgCCCCAAACTCATAAGGAGAGATATATCTTAGGATTACGTTATACTGGAGAGAAGGGAAACATGACATGAAAGAGAGAGTTTAATATGGAGGTGGTGGTGATGGAGAAGGAATTGAAGATGACTGATGATAGTAAGGAGGTGGTGGTGATGGTGAAGGAGGAGGGGGTGAATTATAGTAGTAACGTGGTGGAGGAGAAGGTGACGGTTTCTTGAAGTAGTCATTTTTTGGTAAAGATGGcaccttgtactctgatttaggCATTGAGGGTACCTTATAGTCGTTATCTTTTGGAACAAATGACACCTTCTTGTAGTTATCTTCTGGAACTGATGGCTTCTTATAGTAGTCGTTCTTGGGCAAAGAAGGCACCTTGTATTCCTGTTTAGACACTGAGGGTACTTTATAGTCGTTATCTTTTGGAACGGATGACACCTTGTAGTTGTCTTCTAGAATTGACGGCTTCTTGGAGTTATCTTCTGGAATTGATGGCTTCTTGTAGTAGTCGTTCTTTGGAAAGGATGGCGCCTTATATTCCTTTTCAGGCATTGAGGGTACCTTGTAGTCATTATCTTTTGGAACAAATGACACCTTATTGTAATTATCTTCTGAAACTAATGGCTTCTTGTAGTAGTTATTCTTGGGCAAAGAAGACACCTTGTATTCCTGTTTAGGCATTGATGGTACCTTATGGTCGTTATCTTTGGGAACTGATGACACCTTCTTGTAGTTATCTTCTGGAACCGATGATTTCTTGTAGTAGTCATTCTTTGTCAAAGATGACACTTTGTATTCCTGTTTTGGCATTGAGGGCACCTTGTTTTCTTGTTTAGGTGCTGACGGTATCTTGTAGTCATTATCTTTTGGAACAGATGGCACCTTCTTATAGTTATCTTCTGGAACGGATGGCTTCTTGTAGTAGTCATTCTTTGGCAACGATGACACCTTATATTCCTTTTGAGGCACTAAAGGTACCTTGTAGCCGTTATCTTTTGGAACAAATGCCACCCTTTTGTAGTTATTTTCTGGAATCGATGGCTTCTTGTAGTAGTCATTTTTTGGTAAAGTCGGCGCCTTATATTCCTCTTTAGGCACCGAGGGTACCTTATAGTCGTTATCTTTTGGAACAGATGACTCCTTCTTGTAGTTATCTTCTGGAACTAATGACTTCTTGTAGTAGTCATTCTTTGGCAAAGAAAGAGTCCGGTATTCCTGTTTAGGCATAGAGGGTACATTGTAGTCGTTTTTTGACAATTGTGGTACTTTATTGTATGTTGTagttggtgattcataagaggGTGAATATGCCACAGTGCATGTGCCAATCAAGAAAAATGCCAATGCACAAGCAAATTGAGGCCATTGCTTCTTCATTTGGCTACCCATTGAGAATATTTGAATTCTTAGGCTAGATGGTTATGTTTCTTCTCTGTCTTGTGTGTTTTAGACTGGAGGAACTAGGAGTTTATATAGCTTAACTAAGATGGTCATTTGGATGCTGTCAATTATAATCCAAACATATATATCAGAGATTTCCCCCCTTTTTGGTTAATGCTATTCCACTAAGGTCTTGAGATAATGGGAAGCCATGAACAATTCATacacttatttttaaaaaatcaaatccaatcttttATTGACTTCCAAGAATGTTGTCttgtttctttttgtttgtttgttgcggtacattgaaaatttgattaaatAAGACTTTAAAGTTGAAACAGATATATGCTGTCGACCCAACAAATATTGTTCAATATTTGATGTCATTATCAAAATCAATTGAGTTGGAAGGTTGGGTCCATTAATTATATGTACTTAATGCTTTGAGCACGACTTGTAACTCACAAATCACCGCAAAATAATGCATATAAATTGTCCCAAAGGGATTTCAGGGATCTCCCTGATTCCTTCTCAGTCGAGTTTATTGCAAAAGACTTATTTAATGCGGTTGCAATAGATTATCCAGTTGCAAGGTTAATTCAAATCGCTGCTAAATAACTTTAAATTTCTGCTATGTTAACCCAAATCCCCGCTAAATGTATCTAAACCAATGCCGGCTAAAGGGTGAAGCCAATGAGGCAAGGAATTTAGGCCCAAAAATATTAGAGGCCTCATTTGTTTAAAGTTGTGATTGTTTTTAGGAGGAAATATCTTATTAGACATacattcatattatatatactaattctatctatatttttaaataattacgtATCTTACTACTAATTAAGAGTTTTCTACCATATATTAAGAAAGATACACCTAGATACAATATTTTTGCTACCAGATACACTGAAATAGGGAGAGAGACTAGCGAGATGGGGATGGAGGTGAGCGAGATAGTCatgtatcccagatacatgtgaatcataCTAGATACGTGTATTTGTATATATCTGGTGTGATTCACATATATCTGGGATACTAGATATATATGAGAGTGGCGAGCGAGATGGGAGGGAAGCGAGCGAGGTTTGTCTatgtatcccagatacatgtgaatccacTTGGATACAGTGTATCTAGAACAAATTATACCTAATTTTAACCCCATGTATCCTAAGATACATTCATCTGGAAGTATCTAGACGCACCAATATCTGATAAGATTCGTAATATTGTGAATTAGAGTGTATCCAAGTAATTAGTTCCTAGTGAAAATTCTgtaagtttttcttatttttatggctaatcttttcataaaatattggCTTAACGCATAAGCGCCCCCCTGAACTTGCAAGTATTTTCCGTTTAAACACCTCAATAAGGCTTTCTTCCTATTGAATACTTGAACCCCTCAA
This Solanum dulcamara chromosome 1, daSolDulc1.2, whole genome shotgun sequence DNA region includes the following protein-coding sequences:
- the LOC129891168 gene encoding extensin-2-like; this translates as MGSQMKKQWPQFACALAFFLIGTCTVAYSPSYESPTTTYNKVPQLSKNDYNVPSMPKQEYRTLSLPKNDYYKKSLVPEDNYKKESSVPKDNDYKVPSVPKEEYKAPTLPKNDYYKKPSIPENNYKRVAFVPKDNGYKVPLVPQKEYKVSSLPKNDYYKKPSVPEDNYKKVPSVPKDNDYKIPSAPKQENKVPSMPKQEYKVSSLTKNDYYKKSSVPEDNYKKVSSVPKDNDHKVPSMPKQEYKVSSLPKNNYYKKPLVSEDNYNKVSFVPKDNDYKVPSMPEKEYKAPSFPKNDYYKKPSIPEDNSKKPSILEDNYKVSSVPKDNDYKVPSVSKQEYKVPSLPKNDYYKKPSVPEDNYKKVSFVPKDNDYKVPSMPKSEYKVPSLPKNDYFKKPSPSPPPRYYYNSPPPPSPSPPPPYYHQSSSIPSPSPPPPY